GGAAAATAATTCCTTAGTTGTCTCTGAAACAAGTATGCCCATTGAAAGAATTCTATTTAACTTTTGCTATGctaatgatttaaaatattggattttttttagttattatgcCCTGaggcatagacagcaataaaacctaaaaGAGGGTCTGGTCTAAGGCTTCTCATCAtcatggcaaaataaaataactgctTATATACAATTGTCGCATATTAATGAAGCTTTAAAAGTGACGTGCACTGTTAATGAatcaatttttttgcaaacaaatttcATTGATGACTGCTTTACTTCCTGTCAATTGCAGATGCTTGGCTTTATGCAGTCGCTGGCAAAGTATAGCAAATgaattgtaaaatgaaatgcGGTGACATACCTCCAAAGTCTTCAATTTATATGATGTATTGCTCTTTGGTCCTATTTTATACCATAGGGGTACACTAATCCCatattcaatattaaatgtcCATGCACCTGTAGgctaaatttgtataaaaaattggtttaaaatgaaacattatcAATGACattctaaaatgatttattttttaaacataggaTAAAGTCGTGAAAACTTGGCATAACCATAAACTGACTAATTCTGTGTTACCATGCCCTTTCATTTCTATACATACCCATTGCAATTTTGAAGCCTGGTGTTATTAATGGGCTATCTACTGCACCTAAAAATGATCATGTGCCATGTTGGGCTGAGCAAAGCATCAGTCACTGAGGTGCGTtagggcagtgattttcaaccagtgtgccgtgagagatcttcacatgtactgtgggaaattatccaattaccattgttgagtgtctgtgctgtagtgactggcagagtaatgtaatactcttccatgtcagtgggtggcagtaggtagcttaatttccttgtttattcttagagacaagataatcagctacagagtgtcattttgtaatatttttgatttgtgatGTGCGCCAGGattttttcaacataaaaaatgttttgtgggtcaaaaaaggtttaaaaacactgCATGTGGTGTCATTCATAAAGAACTGAATGTTACTGCACTTGACTAGAATGGAGCAGTGTTAATAGGCCAAAAAGGAGGTTTATACTGGAAGCTCATAAAGAGTGTCATTGCCAACTTccacaaaaacaaatgttggatGTCCGATTTCATTTGTAttaaatagcatttatatagcggcaacatattatgcagcgctgctcataaaaaaggggttgtaaatgagAAACAGATAGTGACAGgtggaggagagcaccctgcccagaagggCTTACGTTGCTGAGCTATCTACAAACAGCACTTCAGGCTTTCTGACGTTACTTAAAATTTCCTGGTGCATACTAGTCATTGGCTCTAAAAGCAGAGCACCCAggtatacataaaacacaaaaggaTCTCAGAAATGGTAGTCTGTGCTTCTTGCACTGGAATTATTAAAGCACACATACAATGAAACTGTATTGCAAAGGTTACATAGGAAACACACAATGGTGATCTTTATGTGTAAAATGCACATGAAATTCAAACAAAATGACCTATTTGGTGTTgatctgctttattaaaacacacagtaaacaataaaacaaatatggatCTAGTGTGTAGAAACTTAGTTTTCAGTAATAATCAGTGCATACATTCCTGAAGATATTTGAAAGGTCAAAACACAGAACGCCTTGGGCCAAAATCTGAATCTCGATCCTGCAAGTCgatgtatagaaaaataaaaactttaataggAACATATGAACCCATAATAATCAAGAGAACCACAGGTCACAACCTGCAGACGCCACATGAAGCCCCAGATCAAACCTTGCAGGCCCACGATCACAACCTCCCCTGCGGCCGCCACACGCAGTCCCAGGATCACACCCTGCGGCCAACAAAATCAGCCCCAGGTAACACCCTGCAGGCTCAGGACCACAACCTCCCCTGTATCAGGCACATACAGCCCCAGGATCACAGCCTGCGGGCACCACGTGTCAGCCAGGATCACACCCTACGATACCACGTCAGCCCGGATCACACCCTGCGGGCACCACATGTCAGTCACACCCTGCGGGCACCATGTCAACCAGGATCACACCCTGCATGCACCACGTGTCAGCCAGAATCACACCTTGCGGGCGCCACATGTCAGCCAAGATCACACCCTGCGGGCGCCAGATGGCAGCCAGGATCACACTCTGCCGGCACCACATGTCAGCCCCAGGATCACACCCTGTGGGCGCCACATGTCAGCCAAGGTCACACCTTGCGGGCGCCACATGGCAACCAGGATCACACCCTGCGGGCGCCACATGGCAGCCAGGATCACACCATGCGGGCGCCACATGGCAGCCAGGATCACACCCTGCGGGCGCCACATGTAAGCCCCAGGATCGCACCCTGCGAGCACCACGTGTTAGCCCCAGGATCACACTCTGCGGGCACCACTTGTCAGCCAGGATCACACCCTGTGGGCACCACATGTCAGTCACACCCTGTGGGCACCATGTCAGCCAGGATCACACCTTGCCGGCACCACATGTCAGCCAGGATCACACTCTGCAGGCACACATCAGCCAGGATCACACCTTACCGGCACCACGTCAGCCAGGATCACACCATCCGGGCGCCACATGTCACCCAGGATCACACCCTGCGGGCACCATGTCAACCAGGATCACACCCTGCATGCACCACGTGTCAGCCAGGATCACACCTTGCCGGCACCACATGTCAGCAAGGATCACACTCTGCAGGCACACATCAGCCAGGATCACACCTTACCGGCACCACGTCAGCCAGGATCACACCTTACCGGCACCACGTCAGCCAGGATCACACCTTACCGGCACCACGTCAGCCAGGATCACACCCTCCGGGCGCCACATGTCACCCAGGATCAAGCCCTGCGGGCACCAAATGTGACAGACAGGATCACACCCTGCCGGCACCACGTCAGCCAGGATTACACCCTGCCGGCACCACGTCGGCCATGTCTTACCGTTATCCAAGCTCCCAGTCCTTGGGGCTCTTGcattggttactgggtgtgatctgtaggatgactattggttgatTATAATTTATAGGTCACACGGACACATATCTGTGTTGCTGTGTGAGGAGACTGACAATCCATCAGCTGCAGTTTCCCGGACTTGACGTTTGATTCGTAAAACTCCGCCCACTTCCGGTTTTCTGGGTGCCGTCACTTCCGGGTCCATGTACTGGATGGGAACTAGCTGCTTCCCGGGCTGGATGGGCTCTCGGTGATCTGTAGTGAAGTGCCGGCGATCTGTTCTCCCCTCCGGCTCGGTGGGGTGTATATGGCGTCCTTGTCCCAGCTGGCAGTCTGGCTCTCTCAATCGGCCGCTGCTCGCTCCTATGCGGTCTTCTCCAAAGGCCTGAGCCGCACTCTGATCATCTTCTTCAACCTGGCCTGGAGGCTAAGGATCAAATTCCCCTATCTATATGTCATCGCCTCCATGATGCTGAACGTCCGGCTGCAGGTGAGAGGGGGCCTTGGTTGTCATGGTGACATGGAACTCACAGCTTGTTTACCTGGGAAGCAGGGAAGGGGTATTGATTAAGTGAAGCCCTTAGGTAGCTGCTCTACCCCTCCCCCGGCACTCATTGGTCCCTCCCATTACCAGGTTATTATTGTATCGTGCAGTGCTGTTCCAGCTCATGGACCAAACCACAGCAAATAATAGGGGACGTCAGGGGTCCAACACATTTGAAGTGTAAAAGATGCAGGAGATTCCTGGAACAAGGTGGTTGTTCAAGAGGTTGTAGGACAGCGAAATATTgataatattctgcattttatttatttttttttatcacgaAATCCTTAAAACCTGTTTCTTCTTCTTGCAATCAAGGAAAAAACAGGCTTAGGTTGATGATGATCAGTGCTGCTATTTGTCACAtcttttctgttatatatatatatatatatatatatatatagatatgtaatataaatatatttattttatataaaaaactgcttacTGTTAGCAGTGTCACTAATTGCACTCCTGCAGTGAATGGTACAATGCATTGGGTTGGTGCGTTGTATCATGCGGGGGTGTACGGACTTCTAATGACCGGTTTGCACATTTGCATTAGGTTATTGCAGAAGTTATCGCAGCACGCATGTTGATGAGATGCCGtgatattcatttaaaattaaaaaattacacttaaagaggaactaaactgaaaagtgcctaaaaaaatccacttacctttaatcccacagggcagccCGATCACTCNNNNNNNNNNNNNNNNNNNNNNNNNNNNNNNNNNNNNNNNNNNNNNNNNNNNNNNNNNNNNNNNNNNNNNNNNNNNNNNNNNNNNNNNNNNNNNNNNNNNNNNNNNNNNNNNNNNNNNNNNNNNNNNNNNNNNNNNNNNNNNNNNNNNNNNNNNNNNNNNNNNNNNNNNNNNNNNNNNNNNNNNNNNNNNNNNNNNNNNNNNNNNNNNNNNNNNNNNNNNNNNNNNNNNNNNNNNNNNNNNNNNNNNNNNNNNNNNNNNNNNNNNNNNNNNNNNNNNNNNNNNNNNNNNNNNNNNNNNNNNNNNNNNNNNNNNNNNNNNNNNNNNNNNNNNNNNNNNNNNNNNNNNNNNNNNNNNNNNNNNNNNNNNNNNNNNNNNNNNNNNNNNNNNNNNNNNNNNNNNNNNNNNNNNNNNNNNNNNNNNNNNNNNNNNNNNNNNNNNNNNNNNNNNNNNNNNNNNNNNNNNNNNNNNNNNNNNNNNNNNNNNNNNNNNNNNNNNNNNNNNNNNNNNNNNNNNNNNNNNNNNNNNNNNNNNNNNNNNNNNNNNNNNNNNNNNNNNNNNNNNNNNNNNNNNNNNNNNNNNNNNNNNNNNNNNNNNNNNNNNNNNNNNNNNNNNNNNNNNNNNNNNNNNNNNNNNNNNNNNNNNNNNNNNNNNNNNNNNNNNNNNNNNNNNNNNNNNNNNNNNNNNNNNNNNNNNNNNNNNNNNNNNNNNNNNNNNNNNNNNNNNNNNNNNNNNNNNNNNNNNNNNNNNNNNNNNNNNNNNNNNNNNNNNNNNNNNNNNNNNNNNNNNNNNNNNNNNNNNNNNNNNNNNNNNNNNNNNNNNNNNNNNNNNNNNNNNNNNNNNNNNNNNNNNNNNNNNNNNNNNNNNNNNNNNNNNNNNNNNNNNNNNNNNNNNNNNNNNNNNNNNNNNNNNNNNNNNNNNNNNNNNNNNNNNNNNNNNNNNNNNNNNNNNNNNNNNNNNNNNNNNNNNNNNNNNNNNNNNNNNNNNNNNNNNNNNNNNNNNNNNNNNNNNNNNNNNNNNNNNNNNNNNNNNNNNNNNNNNNNNNNNNNNNNNNNNNNNNNNNNNNNNNNNNNNNNNNNNNNNNNNNNNNNNNNNNNNNNNNNNNNNNNNNNNNNNNNNNNNNNNNNNNNNNNNNNNNNNNNNNNNNNNNNNNNNNNNNNNNNNNNNNNNNNNNNNNNNNNNNNNNNNNNNNNNNNNNNNNNNNNNNNNNNNNNNNNNNNNNNNNNNNNNNNNNNNNNNNNNNNNNNNNNNNNNNNNNNNNNNNNNNNNNNNNNNNNNNNNNNNNNNNNNNNNNNNNNNNNNNNNNNNcggataaggaagggattctccactgtaaggtctgtgaaaatgtggaatcggctccctcaggaagtagtttcagcaaccactatagattgctttaagataaagcgggatgatttctagaagcacagaatataactggagattaaggatttaaagtaaaaataacagagactgatccagggaacatccgattgtctcatgggatgaggaaggaatttttttttcccgttgaagcaaattgtaccagggagtttttttttgccttcctctggaccaactatgtcttagagGATTTTATAtgtgagatatgtttatttccctagtggttgaacttgatggagttatgtcttttttcagcctgacttacTACGTAACTATGTTTAGGGTTTCTTGGTTTAGATAGCTATCTGATTTGAGATAATACTTGTACGTCCCTTTATAAATTGGGTCTGACATTCTAATTATCATATTAAATTCTTCTGCATTCTTCTACATTCTTACTGGTGTATGATGTACACATATAATCTCGTCACAGCCCCACCCTATTGTCTTTGCTCTTTTATTCTCCCAGCTGTCTAGGAAATGGCCAAGAAAACTGAGATATTGATTGGCTGTTTGATTACTAAAGGAAACCGCTAAATGTAAGGTCAGCTTACCTTCAAGCCTTCCATCCCCAAAGAAAGCAGTATGGTAGATCTAAAGGTGAACAACACATTTAGGATTAAAGCCCTAAAATAGATTTGTGTgtaatataaactttttattatttgtctaaAGGTTGTGGTTATGTGATTTGCCCTGTTGGCCGAAGATGCACGCCGGGATTAAAGGTTTTTCCCACTTTAAGTAGAGAAAGAAGTGTTTGCCTCAGCAATCGCATAATTTGCATAGCAGCCAACAGTTTCCTACTACACTGAAACTGCAAAATCTGTGACCACAGCTGGCCACTAGATCCTGTAGTGAGTGGCTTTGGCATTCTCAATAATGGCCGATCACTGATCAATAATTAAATGTAGTGGAGAGTGAGATATACACACATCCCCGGCATAAATGAAGTCTGGGTTTTGGAGTATTGTATAAAACTGAACAGATCTGCAGGAGCTAGGGGTGCCTGCTTTGTAAACGGTTACTGTCCTAAATATATAACACCCATGTGTCCCTCCTGATTACAGACTGCCCGTACTCTTAGACACAcgtatgacatttttattacacgACCACCCAGAACCCCTGAAACGTGAATTCTGTTACAGTACATATTTGTATATCTCAGGAAAACTCATTGCTTGACCCACAACTGCCAACTCTCCCATCTGTTGTTGGTATATGAAAGTTATGGCAAACATTATTAGAGGCAATGGAAGTAGAGACTTCCAAGAGTTTTTGGGGTCTAAGGGCTCTCATGAAGATTGTACCAGACAGGTGTTTGTATTTTCCTTCTTTGTTTTCATGCAGTCACTTTAATTATTATAAGTAAATGAGgataaaatgtactgtattgtGTTTAATGTAAATCTATAATTCttgcatgtaatattttattttgctgaatgtGTGTagaatttgtacatttatagACTTAAGCTGTATGATTTGTGGGTCATAGTCCATTGGGACTTTTTACTTTGCACTCTGTCCACCAttggttttaaaataaaccagGTCAGAGATGCTGTAACTGTGCTTTTGCTAAAGCGGCAACCTTCTGCACAGTTATCTTATTCTCAGGTAAAAGCCAAGATGAAAGTTCATCTcacttggtgattttttttttaatctgattattaattttatgttttaggatACACAAAAGCTAACAAGTCATCTCAGTGCCACGTGATCTCTCACCAATGGTTGAATAAAATAAGCAAAAGGGTTAATAAACTGAATTTAATAGCCTGAATATGTATTTAAAGTCACACAGTCTTACAGGGATAGTTATAAAGAATATCCAACGGACTGGAGAACAGCTGCTTAAGGATTTCTCCTGTTGGGGTTTTGGTTCTGGTAAATTTGGAGGAGAGTCAATCAAATTAGACAATCTTTCAGCAGGTAACCTTTAGGTTTTCAATCACGACTGACACAAGATGGTCCAGGAGTcgctcatttttatttattttcctgatatttgtttatttaccCAGGCAAGACCATTGGAAGAACTTTAGGGTAAAGAAGCTTATCATGATAGAAATGCATGTTGCCATCAATgactttttctaaaaatacttaTCGTATGGCTGAGATGTTGATGACTGTCTTCAGCAGTTTCTAGACGATTAATTCAAAGGAAGTATGTATATCCCAAAAGTCCTTttctgtatcctttttttttggcagtgaaTTAAAGGTACTAATTTAGAGGGTCAGTGTAACAGCCAGGGGCAGGCAAGTATTCATTACTTCCCTTGTAGCAATGGCTTTATTATTTAATAgcaatagaat
The Pyxicephalus adspersus chromosome 7, UCB_Pads_2.0, whole genome shotgun sequence genome window above contains:
- the SMIM10L3 gene encoding salivary gland specific protein SAGSIN1: MASLSQLAVWLSQSAAARSYAVFSKGLSRTLIIFFNLAWRLRIKFPYLYVIASMMLNVRLQVRGGLGCHGDMELTACLPGKQGRGID